The following are from one region of the Salvia hispanica cultivar TCC Black 2014 chromosome 1, UniMelb_Shisp_WGS_1.0, whole genome shotgun sequence genome:
- the LOC125216407 gene encoding transcription factor bHLH30-like — MFSLPSFYELGTCSDSYDVVGMLSSPTNSDNPNLSPRSMAEAKAVAASISHKEAERRRRKRINGHIATLKSILPNTIKTDKASLLGEAVRRVKELKKTAAAQEDYPSEADELKLSQCESTGLVKAALSCDDRPEIIVDMIQALKAAEAKVVRAEMATVGGRTKSVLWVRVGAQNDAGLGGLRRALKMVMDKSTSSEQCLPGSKRPRYYHL, encoded by the exons ATGTTTTCTCTCCCGAGTTTCTATGAACTCGGGACCTGTTCGGATTCATACGATGTTGTCGGAATGCTGAGTTCCCCGACAAACTCCGACAATCCAAACCTCAGCCCAAGATCCATGGCCGAAGCCAAAGCCGTCGCCGCCAGCATCAGCCACAAGGAAGCCGAGCGCCGCCGCCGCAAGCGCATTAACGGCCACATCGCCACCCTCAAATCCATCCTCCCCAACACTATCAAg aCAGACAAGGCCTCCCTTCTGGGAGAAGCCGTGCGGCGCGTGAAGGAGCTGAAGAAGACGGCGGCAGCGCAAGAGGATTACCCGAGCGAGGCGGACGAGCTGAAGCTGTCGCAATGCGAGAGCACGGGGCTGGTAAAGGCGGCATTGTCGTGCGACGACAGGCCGGAGATAATCGTGGACATGATACAAGCGCTGAAGGCGGCCGAGGCGAAGGTGGTGAGGGCGGAGATGGCGACCGTAGGAGGGCGGACGAAGAGCGTGCTGTGGGTGAGAGTCGGGGCCCAAAACGACGCCGGATTAGGGGGGTTGAGGAGGGCGCTGAAAATGGTCATGGACAAGTCGACGAGTTCGGAGCAGTGTTTGCCGGGGAGCAAACGCCCACGTTACTATCATTTGTGA